The following are from one region of the Simiduia agarivorans SA1 = DSM 21679 genome:
- a CDS encoding bifunctional protein-serine/threonine kinase/phosphatase, protein MNARESIAEVVVGKKELQLSFGGYTSAGLKPENQDAFAALLPQGSARTLKGGVACIADGVSCSENAQQASSTCVTLFIEDYLSTPDTWPVKTAAARVLSSLNSWLYHHGQQASARHDGLVTTFSALLIKSNTAHIFHAGDSRIYLHRAGHIEQLTRDHVHQQGGEKTFLTRALGMDSRLEVDYQTEEVQPGDVFLLSTDGIHEWIPDKLLSETLVASEDLEQAAKQLAELALARGSDDNITCLLVRVDELPLAEIDEVHRSLSQLVIPPVLSEGNKLDHFEVIDVLHSGTRSHLYRVRDRNTGKQQVLKAPSENFKDDPQYLEGFVREQWVGSRINHPGVMKILPRPNDSPFLYHVCEYVEGITLRQWIYDNPNPDLNVVRELLDKIVHALRAFQRLSMIHRDLKPENIIINPRGRPVIIDFGTVYVAGLGEIASPLLEEVPVGSVDYIAPEYLLGDPGSDRSDLFSLAVIAYEMLCGKLPFHLPNMQRDPPGSFDAWRYISIRTVRKDIPLWMDLALKKALNARPQGRYAAYSELLADLSKPNSALVSQHESAPLIERNPLVFWKGLSALLTLLLIAQWIWVSGSGGQ, encoded by the coding sequence ATGAATGCACGGGAATCCATCGCAGAGGTGGTCGTGGGGAAAAAAGAACTCCAGCTGAGCTTTGGTGGCTACACCAGCGCCGGTCTCAAGCCGGAAAACCAGGATGCGTTTGCGGCCCTGTTACCCCAGGGCAGTGCCCGCACACTGAAAGGTGGCGTAGCGTGTATTGCCGATGGTGTCAGTTGCAGCGAAAACGCCCAGCAAGCCAGTTCAACCTGCGTCACCCTGTTTATTGAAGATTACCTGTCCACCCCAGACACCTGGCCGGTAAAAACTGCCGCAGCAAGGGTGTTGTCTTCACTCAATTCTTGGTTGTATCACCACGGCCAACAAGCCAGTGCCCGGCACGACGGGTTGGTCACCACCTTCAGTGCCTTGCTGATCAAATCCAACACCGCCCATATTTTTCATGCCGGTGACAGCCGTATCTATCTGCACCGCGCGGGTCATATCGAACAGCTGACGCGCGATCACGTGCATCAACAGGGCGGAGAAAAAACCTTTCTCACCCGTGCGCTGGGGATGGATTCGCGCCTCGAGGTGGATTACCAGACCGAAGAAGTGCAACCGGGCGACGTATTTCTACTCAGCACCGATGGTATTCATGAATGGATTCCGGACAAGCTGTTGAGCGAAACCCTGGTCGCGTCGGAAGATCTGGAGCAAGCTGCCAAACAGTTGGCTGAACTCGCGCTGGCGCGGGGCAGCGATGACAATATCACCTGCTTGCTCGTGCGCGTGGACGAACTGCCACTGGCGGAAATCGATGAGGTCCATCGCAGTCTCAGCCAGCTGGTGATTCCGCCGGTATTGTCCGAAGGCAATAAGCTGGATCATTTTGAAGTGATCGATGTGCTGCATTCCGGTACCCGTTCACACCTCTATCGCGTGCGCGACCGCAACACCGGCAAGCAGCAGGTGTTGAAAGCGCCGTCTGAAAACTTTAAAGACGACCCGCAATATCTGGAAGGATTTGTCCGGGAACAGTGGGTTGGCTCGCGCATCAATCACCCCGGGGTCATGAAAATACTACCGCGCCCCAACGACAGCCCTTTTCTATACCATGTGTGCGAATACGTGGAGGGCATTACCCTCCGCCAGTGGATTTACGATAATCCGAATCCGGATCTGAACGTGGTGCGCGAACTGTTGGATAAAATAGTGCATGCACTGAGAGCCTTTCAGCGATTGAGCATGATTCACCGGGATCTTAAGCCGGAAAATATCATTATCAACCCGCGTGGCCGGCCGGTGATTATTGATTTTGGTACTGTGTATGTTGCCGGCCTGGGTGAAATTGCCTCGCCTTTGCTCGAAGAGGTGCCGGTGGGGTCGGTCGATTACATCGCGCCGGAATACCTGTTGGGCGATCCGGGCAGCGATCGCTCGGATCTGTTTTCGCTGGCGGTGATTGCCTACGAAATGCTGTGCGGAAAATTGCCGTTTCACTTGCCCAATATGCAACGCGATCCACCCGGCAGTTTCGATGCCTGGCGCTACATCAGCATTCGCACCGTCAGAAAAGACATTCCCTTATGGATGGATCTGGCTTTGAAGAAAGCCTTGAATGCCCGGCCTCAGGGTCGTTATGCGGCGTATTCGGAATTACTGGCAGATCTGTCTAAGCCAAACAGTGCGCTGGTGTCACAACACGAAAGCGCACCGCTGATCGAACGTAATCCGCTGGTATTCTGGAAGGGGTTGAGTGCGTTGTTGACACTCTTGTTGATCGCCCAATGGATTTGGGTGTCGGGATCAGGCGGCCAGTAA
- a CDS encoding NarK family nitrate/nitrite MFS transporter, which translates to MSTAKSFNLFSFTGKMKILHLSWMAFFITFVVWFNFAPLLQAVAASLGLEPSEIKTLLILNVALTIPARVIIGMLTDKYGPRVVYSGLLALCSIPCFMFALADTFVQAAIARFALGFIGAGFVIGIRMVSEWFPANELGTAEGIYGGWGNFGSAAAAFTLPTLAVLFGGDDGWRYAIGLTGVMSLLFSFVYYANVSDTPKGSTYFRPKNLGAMEVTSKGDFFFLVIMKVPMYAALALLTWKLSPAGVSMLSETVSLGCYVGLVLLFLYELSHVWKVNKNIFKEPVPEMHRYKFKQVAVLNVLYFATFGSELAVVSMLPLFFADTFELTPVMAGMVASAYAFMNLMSRPGGGWISDRFGRKSTLLILTAGLAVGYAVMGMVDSSWPLVMAVIAAMACSFFVQAGEGAVFAVVPLIKRRLTGQIAGMTGAYGNVGAVVYLTVLSLVDYSTFFFVIAGTAVLGFVTLLFMEEPEGHIAEVREDGSVELITVS; encoded by the coding sequence ATGAGCACGGCCAAGTCCTTTAACCTGTTCTCCTTCACAGGCAAGATGAAAATTCTGCACCTGAGCTGGATGGCATTTTTCATTACCTTCGTGGTGTGGTTTAACTTTGCGCCTTTGTTGCAAGCAGTTGCGGCGTCTTTGGGGCTGGAGCCGTCTGAAATCAAGACGCTGCTGATTCTGAACGTAGCGCTCACCATTCCGGCGCGGGTGATCATTGGTATGCTGACCGACAAATACGGCCCCCGTGTGGTTTATTCCGGGTTGTTGGCGCTGTGTTCCATTCCCTGCTTCATGTTTGCGCTGGCCGACACCTTTGTGCAGGCGGCCATTGCCCGTTTTGCGCTCGGCTTTATCGGTGCCGGCTTTGTGATTGGTATCCGCATGGTGAGCGAATGGTTCCCCGCCAATGAGCTGGGTACCGCGGAAGGCATTTACGGCGGTTGGGGTAATTTTGGTTCCGCTGCAGCAGCGTTTACGCTGCCGACCCTGGCGGTGCTTTTTGGCGGTGACGACGGCTGGCGTTATGCCATCGGCCTCACCGGCGTGATGAGCCTGTTGTTTTCATTCGTTTACTACGCCAACGTCAGCGATACGCCCAAAGGCTCCACCTACTTCCGCCCGAAAAATCTGGGCGCCATGGAAGTGACCAGTAAAGGCGACTTCTTCTTCCTGGTGATTATGAAAGTGCCCATGTACGCCGCATTGGCATTGCTGACCTGGAAGTTGTCGCCGGCGGGTGTGAGCATGCTGAGCGAAACGGTTTCCCTGGGCTGCTACGTGGGCCTGGTCCTGCTGTTCCTGTACGAGCTGTCCCATGTCTGGAAGGTCAATAAAAATATCTTCAAAGAGCCGGTGCCGGAAATGCATCGTTACAAGTTCAAGCAGGTGGCGGTACTGAATGTATTGTACTTCGCGACCTTTGGCTCCGAGCTGGCGGTGGTCTCCATGTTGCCCCTGTTCTTTGCCGACACCTTTGAACTGACCCCGGTGATGGCGGGCATGGTGGCATCGGCTTACGCCTTTATGAACCTGATGTCGCGCCCGGGCGGCGGTTGGATTTCCGATCGCTTTGGCCGCAAATCCACCTTGTTGATCCTCACCGCCGGCCTGGCTGTTGGCTATGCGGTCATGGGAATGGTGGATTCCAGCTGGCCGCTGGTGATGGCAGTCATTGCCGCCATGGCCTGTTCTTTCTTTGTACAGGCGGGCGAGGGCGCAGTTTTCGCGGTTGTGCCTCTGATCAAGCGCCGTCTGACCGGCCAGATTGCTGGCATGACCGGCGCTTACGGTAACGTGGGTGCAGTGGTTTACCTGACCGTGTTGAGTCTGGTGGACTATTCCACGTTCTTCTTTGTGATTGCAGGCACTGCGGTGCTGGGCTTTGTCACACTGCTGTTTATGGAAGAGCCGGAAGGCCACATTGCAGAAGTCCGCGAAGATGGCTCGGTTGAATTGATTACCGTGTCGTAA
- the nirD gene encoding nitrite reductase small subunit NirD produces the protein MSNWQKVCRSADVVPGTGVCALVAGKQVAIFRTLKDKTLYALDNYDPIGKANILSRGIQGSIGDALVVASPLYKQHFELATGKCLEEDISVPVYAVREVDGQVEVAA, from the coding sequence ATGAGCAATTGGCAAAAAGTGTGTCGTTCAGCCGATGTTGTGCCCGGCACTGGTGTATGCGCCCTGGTAGCGGGCAAACAGGTGGCGATTTTCCGGACCCTGAAAGACAAAACCTTGTATGCCCTGGATAACTACGACCCCATTGGCAAGGCCAATATTTTGTCGCGCGGGATTCAGGGCTCAATTGGCGATGCGCTGGTGGTAGCCTCGCCGCTGTACAAGCAGCATTTTGAATTGGCGACGGGCAAATGCCTGGAAGAGGATATCTCGGTACCGGTTTATGCGGTACGCGAGGTGGATGGTCAGGTGGAAGTTGCTGCCTGA
- the nirB gene encoding nitrite reductase large subunit NirB — protein sequence MSKQRIVVVGNGMVGHKFIDNVVTSEHADNYQVITFSEEPRLAYDRVQLSKYFSGSTAEDLALTTEGYYQDNKVQYVLKDKVVDLDFDNKEVITASGRREAYDKLVLATGSYPFVPPIPGNDQPHCLVYRTIEDLEAITSSASQSKVGVVVGGGLLGLEAANALKQAGLETHVVEFAPRLMAVQLDEGGGKLLRHKIENLGVKVHTQKATTEIVAGEECRYRMNFADGSFLETDMILFSAGIRPQDELARKCGLELGQRGGIVINNQCQTSKKDVYAIGECALWDNKIYGLVAPGYHMAKVAFSQIQGGTEEFTGADMSTKLKLLGVDVASVGDAHGNTPGSKSYTYSNDVDEVYKRIIVSGDNTRLLGAVLVGDAEAYGTLQQLCVNEMDLPEDPNALILPSVDGAGAVMGVDALPDSAQICSCMDVSKGAICCAVQDGAHTIGDIKNVTKASTACGGCAALVKQVMDSELTKLGVEVKNDICEHFAYSRKELADIVRVKKIKTFEALLESHGSGHGCDICKPAVGSILASFWNDYILEDAHMGLQDTNDLYLGNLQKDGTYSVVPRVAGGEITPDKLIVLGQVAKEFNLYTKITGGQRVDLFGAQLNDLPVIWRKLVDAGFETGHAYGKSVRTVKSCVGSTWCRYGVDDSVGLAIDIENRYKGLRSPHKLKFAVSGCTRECAEAQCKDVGIIATEKGWNLYVCGNGGMRPRHADLFATDLDTDTLIKYVDRFLMFYIRTADRLQRTSVWLENLEGGLDYLKKVIIQDSLGLGAELEAEMAHNIGNYQCEWKTTIENPEKLKRFSHFINDSARDDNLVYVVEREQIRPATDEERIPSVELEEEPALA from the coding sequence ATGAGTAAACAGCGCATTGTGGTTGTCGGAAACGGCATGGTGGGCCACAAATTCATTGATAATGTGGTCACTTCCGAGCACGCAGACAATTACCAGGTGATTACCTTCTCCGAAGAGCCTCGCCTGGCTTACGACCGCGTACAGTTGTCGAAATACTTTTCCGGCTCAACGGCCGAAGACCTGGCGTTGACCACTGAGGGTTACTACCAGGACAACAAGGTTCAGTATGTACTGAAAGACAAAGTGGTGGATCTGGACTTCGACAACAAAGAAGTGATTACCGCCAGCGGCCGGCGCGAAGCCTATGACAAGCTGGTGCTGGCCACCGGTTCCTATCCGTTTGTGCCACCCATTCCCGGCAACGATCAGCCCCATTGTCTGGTGTACCGCACCATTGAAGATCTGGAAGCCATCACCAGCTCTGCCAGCCAGAGCAAAGTGGGCGTGGTTGTGGGCGGTGGCCTGCTGGGTCTGGAGGCGGCCAATGCACTCAAGCAAGCGGGCCTCGAAACCCACGTGGTGGAATTTGCCCCGCGTCTGATGGCGGTACAGTTGGATGAAGGTGGCGGCAAACTGCTGCGCCACAAAATTGAAAACCTGGGCGTGAAAGTGCATACCCAGAAAGCCACAACCGAAATTGTGGCAGGCGAAGAATGCCGCTACCGCATGAACTTTGCCGATGGCAGCTTCCTTGAAACCGATATGATTCTGTTCTCGGCCGGTATCCGTCCCCAGGATGAGCTGGCGCGCAAGTGCGGCCTGGAGCTGGGTCAGCGTGGCGGCATTGTCATCAATAACCAGTGCCAGACCTCGAAAAAAGATGTCTACGCCATCGGTGAATGTGCCCTGTGGGATAACAAGATTTACGGTCTGGTCGCGCCCGGTTATCACATGGCCAAGGTAGCCTTCAGCCAGATTCAAGGTGGCACGGAAGAATTTACCGGCGCCGACATGAGTACCAAGCTGAAGCTGTTGGGTGTGGATGTGGCCTCGGTGGGCGATGCCCACGGCAACACACCGGGCAGCAAAAGTTACACCTACAGCAACGATGTGGATGAAGTGTACAAACGCATCATTGTCTCCGGTGATAACACCCGATTACTGGGCGCGGTGCTGGTGGGTGATGCCGAAGCCTACGGTACCCTGCAGCAGTTGTGTGTTAACGAAATGGATTTGCCCGAGGATCCCAATGCGTTGATCCTGCCCTCCGTGGATGGCGCCGGCGCGGTCATGGGTGTGGATGCACTGCCCGACAGCGCCCAGATCTGTTCCTGCATGGACGTGTCCAAAGGTGCTATTTGCTGCGCGGTACAGGACGGCGCACACACCATTGGCGATATCAAAAACGTCACCAAAGCCTCCACCGCCTGCGGTGGCTGTGCGGCGCTGGTCAAGCAGGTAATGGACTCCGAGCTCACAAAGCTGGGCGTGGAAGTGAAAAACGATATCTGCGAACACTTTGCCTACTCGCGCAAAGAGCTGGCCGATATTGTGCGCGTGAAAAAGATCAAGACCTTCGAAGCATTACTGGAAAGTCACGGCAGTGGTCATGGCTGCGATATCTGTAAGCCGGCGGTGGGCTCTATTCTTGCGTCGTTCTGGAACGACTATATTCTGGAAGATGCCCATATGGGCCTGCAGGACACCAACGATCTGTACCTGGGCAACCTGCAGAAAGACGGCACCTATTCCGTTGTACCGCGCGTGGCCGGCGGTGAAATCACACCCGATAAACTGATTGTACTGGGTCAGGTGGCGAAAGAGTTCAACCTCTACACCAAAATCACCGGTGGCCAGCGCGTGGATTTGTTCGGTGCGCAACTGAATGATTTACCGGTTATCTGGCGCAAACTGGTGGATGCCGGTTTTGAAACCGGTCATGCCTACGGCAAGAGCGTGCGCACCGTGAAATCCTGCGTGGGTTCCACCTGGTGTCGCTACGGTGTGGATGATTCCGTCGGCCTCGCCATCGACATTGAAAACCGCTACAAGGGCCTGCGTTCGCCGCACAAACTCAAGTTTGCAGTATCCGGTTGTACCCGTGAGTGTGCGGAAGCTCAGTGTAAAGACGTGGGCATCATCGCCACCGAAAAAGGCTGGAATCTGTACGTGTGCGGTAACGGCGGTATGCGCCCGCGTCACGCAGACCTGTTTGCCACCGATCTGGATACAGACACCCTGATCAAGTACGTGGACCGTTTCCTGATGTTCTACATCCGCACCGCCGATCGCCTGCAGCGCACCAGCGTGTGGTTGGAGAATCTGGAAGGCGGGCTGGATTATCTGAAAAAAGTGATTATCCAGGATTCGCTGGGTCTGGGTGCCGAGCTGGAAGCCGAAATGGCCCACAATATCGGTAACTATCAGTGCGAGTGGAAAACCACCATTGAAAACCCGGAAAAACTCAAGCGCTTCAGCCATTTCATTAACGACAGCGCGCGCGACGACAATCTCGTGTACGTGGTAGAGCGCGAGCAAATCCGACCGGCCACCGACGAAGAACGCATCCCTTCGGTGGAACTGGAAGAAGAACCGGCGCTGGCCTGA
- the cobA gene encoding uroporphyrinogen-III C-methyltransferase, whose product MKASPSHRIQFLAGIKPRVSRAIGHVSLVGAGPGDAELLTLKAVKCLNAADIIFYDRLVSEDIRALFPRNTPAIYVGKAKDRHSIPQDELNRLLVETANLGLHVCRLKGGDAFVFGRGGEEMLELKKAGISVDVVPGITSGAGATAYAGIPLTHRGLTQGVSFVTAHGEKELHTNWEALAHSGHTLVFYMGLGSAQRIQNELLAAGMAAEKPVALIERGCSASQRVVTGDLAQLGALVAEHQIESPALIVVGDVVSLRDQLAWFEADAAGQANARYAEVASPFEQSKNKLSA is encoded by the coding sequence ATGAAAGCCAGCCCAAGCCATCGCATTCAGTTCCTTGCCGGCATCAAGCCGCGGGTCAGTCGTGCCATTGGCCATGTGTCGTTGGTAGGGGCAGGCCCTGGCGATGCGGAGCTGCTTACACTGAAAGCAGTGAAGTGTCTGAACGCTGCCGACATCATTTTTTATGACCGCCTCGTCAGCGAAGACATCCGCGCGCTCTTCCCCCGCAACACACCGGCAATCTACGTGGGCAAGGCCAAAGATCGCCACTCGATTCCTCAGGATGAACTCAACCGTCTGTTGGTGGAAACCGCCAATCTGGGGCTGCACGTGTGCCGCCTGAAAGGCGGAGACGCGTTTGTGTTCGGCCGCGGCGGTGAAGAAATGCTGGAACTGAAAAAAGCCGGCATTTCCGTGGATGTTGTGCCTGGTATCACCAGCGGTGCGGGTGCAACCGCTTATGCCGGTATCCCGCTGACCCATCGCGGTCTGACCCAGGGTGTGAGCTTTGTCACCGCCCACGGCGAAAAGGAATTGCACACCAATTGGGAGGCGTTGGCGCACAGTGGCCACACGCTGGTGTTTTACATGGGCCTGGGTTCAGCCCAGCGCATTCAGAACGAATTGCTTGCCGCCGGCATGGCAGCGGAAAAGCCGGTGGCGCTTATTGAACGCGGTTGCTCGGCGTCCCAGCGCGTGGTCACCGGTGACCTTGCTCAGCTTGGTGCATTGGTGGCCGAGCATCAGATTGAATCACCCGCGTTGATTGTGGTGGGTGATGTGGTTTCCCTGCGCGACCAGCTCGCGTGGTTTGAGGCGGACGCGGCAGGGCAGGCGAACGCCCGCTATGCCGAAGTGGCCTCTCCCTTTGAACAAAGTAAGAACAAACTGTCAGCCTGA
- a CDS encoding molybdopterin oxidoreductase family protein, with amino-acid sequence MIFGRKKRKPISIPAKPVKEWKYTTCNYCSTGCSIELGLNSEGKVITSRGHAGADVNRGKLCIKGLLEHDLFHSPGRGTVPLAREKAHLPFAPTSWDAALDTTAAKIKEIQEKYGRDSFAIVSTGQLLTEEFYALGKLVRGQIGTNNYDGNTTLCMASAVSGYKRSFGSDGPPGCYDDFEHTGCLMAFGSNLPEQHPIIYWRLKEAREKRHFPMIVVDPRVTMLAQFADIHLPITPGTDTVLINAMMHVIFKEGLADDDYIAKHTKGIDDLKQLVLEKYDPKHAQHICGIDEDRIRHVARVYAKASSAMSIWTMGINQSTHGSDGVCNINNLNLITGNIGKPGGTSLSITGQCNAMGTREWSSCSGLPGYRYLEKPKDRKHIADFWGIDESFFPPARGLAQTDIFPAIESGQIKGLWLVATNPMTSMPNQPRIRRAMEKLEFLVVQDVYQDVETNQFSHVYFPAAVWAEKEGCHTNTERRVNLTRNVLPAYADSKPDFWIFKEMSKRFEDRNKLHFPQSAEEAFNEMRELSKGEGRTLDISGMTWDRIEAARGIQWPYTEADAARDEEKLGKVIAFDQKQRVDFLGNRRLYTDGVFQTEDGRANLICVDFVNNNECPDDDYPFWLNSGRVVEHFHTRTRTGKIGNCNKFSPTPYMEMNPDAAAELGIEHGSYVRLVSRRGDAVVMVQTTHRVGRDMLFIPFHFHDCVNRLTLGLLDPYSRQPAFKQNAVRVEKVDQKEAAQLNLERRKF; translated from the coding sequence ATGATTTTCGGTCGTAAAAAGCGCAAACCCATTTCCATTCCCGCCAAGCCGGTTAAAGAATGGAAATACACTACCTGCAACTATTGCTCAACCGGTTGCTCCATTGAACTGGGGCTCAATAGCGAAGGCAAAGTCATTACCAGCCGAGGCCATGCCGGTGCCGATGTGAACCGGGGCAAGCTGTGCATCAAAGGTTTGCTGGAGCACGATCTGTTTCACTCCCCCGGCCGAGGCACGGTGCCACTGGCGCGGGAAAAGGCACACCTGCCGTTCGCCCCCACCAGCTGGGATGCCGCCCTGGACACCACCGCAGCCAAGATTAAAGAAATTCAGGAAAAATACGGGCGCGACAGTTTTGCCATTGTGTCTACCGGTCAATTATTAACCGAAGAATTTTACGCACTGGGAAAACTGGTGCGCGGCCAGATTGGCACCAACAACTACGATGGCAACACCACCCTGTGCATGGCCTCTGCCGTATCCGGTTACAAGCGTTCATTCGGTTCAGACGGCCCGCCCGGGTGCTACGACGACTTTGAACACACAGGTTGTTTAATGGCATTCGGCTCCAACCTGCCCGAACAGCACCCGATCATCTACTGGCGCCTTAAAGAAGCACGCGAGAAGCGCCATTTCCCGATGATTGTGGTAGACCCACGTGTCACCATGCTGGCTCAGTTTGCCGACATTCACCTGCCCATCACGCCCGGCACCGATACGGTGCTGATCAATGCCATGATGCACGTGATATTCAAGGAAGGCCTGGCTGACGACGACTACATTGCCAAACACACCAAGGGCATCGACGATCTGAAGCAACTGGTGCTGGAAAAATACGACCCCAAACACGCGCAACACATTTGCGGCATCGACGAAGACCGTATCCGTCACGTGGCGCGGGTGTACGCCAAGGCCAGCTCGGCCATGAGCATCTGGACCATGGGCATCAACCAGTCCACTCACGGTTCGGATGGGGTGTGCAACATCAATAACCTGAACCTGATTACCGGCAATATCGGCAAGCCCGGTGGCACCAGCTTGTCGATTACCGGCCAGTGCAACGCCATGGGCACGCGTGAGTGGTCTTCCTGCTCAGGCCTGCCCGGCTACCGCTATCTGGAAAAACCCAAAGACCGCAAGCATATCGCCGATTTCTGGGGCATTGATGAGTCTTTCTTTCCGCCCGCGCGTGGGCTCGCGCAAACGGATATTTTTCCCGCCATTGAATCCGGTCAGATCAAAGGTCTGTGGCTCGTCGCTACCAACCCCATGACTTCCATGCCCAACCAGCCGCGCATCCGCAGGGCCATGGAGAAGCTGGAATTCCTGGTGGTGCAGGATGTGTATCAGGATGTGGAAACCAACCAGTTTTCGCACGTGTACTTTCCCGCTGCGGTCTGGGCCGAAAAAGAAGGTTGCCACACCAATACCGAGCGCCGGGTCAACCTCACGCGCAATGTATTGCCGGCCTACGCAGATTCCAAGCCGGACTTCTGGATTTTCAAGGAAATGTCCAAGCGCTTTGAAGACCGCAACAAACTGCATTTCCCGCAATCTGCCGAAGAGGCCTTTAACGAGATGCGCGAGCTGTCCAAAGGTGAAGGCCGCACGCTGGATATTTCCGGCATGACCTGGGATCGCATTGAAGCCGCGCGCGGCATCCAATGGCCCTACACCGAAGCCGACGCCGCCCGCGATGAAGAAAAACTCGGCAAGGTGATTGCGTTTGACCAGAAGCAGCGGGTGGATTTCCTCGGCAACCGGCGCCTCTATACCGACGGTGTTTTTCAGACCGAGGATGGACGCGCCAATCTGATTTGCGTGGATTTTGTTAACAACAACGAATGCCCCGATGACGATTACCCTTTCTGGCTCAACTCGGGCCGGGTGGTGGAGCACTTTCACACCCGTACCCGCACCGGAAAAATCGGCAACTGCAACAAGTTCAGCCCCACGCCCTACATGGAGATGAACCCGGATGCGGCAGCCGAACTCGGCATTGAACACGGCAGCTATGTGCGGTTGGTGAGCCGGCGCGGCGATGCGGTGGTGATGGTGCAAACCACCCACCGGGTAGGACGCGACATGCTGTTTATTCCATTCCACTTCCACGATTGCGTGAACCGACTGACCCTGGGTTTATTGGACCCCTACTCGCGCCAACCGGCGTTTAAGCAAAATGCCGTGCGGGTAGAGAAAGTGGATCAGAAGGAAGCGGCGCAGCTGAATCTGGAGCGGCGCAAGTTTTAA